aaacgtatatatatttgaataggttaaaaatattatgcagaaaatatattattgtagacattgtattttcatttacaaataaaataataaatctaatttatataatatattaaattatgtaatatttacatttaccTATTCTTagaatttttacatttttcctaGATTTACTTGTTACCCCTTTTTAGCaatgagttttttttaactatataAGAGCAATATCTATGTTTAATGTAATTCatgtatttttgtattttgaTATGGTTTTACtatctatttttaaatatatattttttatatagtgAAAATACGGAAATATAATTAGTTGCATTTGTACTTAATTTATGAGtgtgtattatatatttaatatatgtacaaataaagaatatttcTTTGAATTGATGAGCCAGTATTTGTTAAATAAAGggattttaatttttatacattgtACAATATTAAAGATATACATATGTTtgtgttttaattttgcttgTATTACAgtgaattttattattatgatgtatatattttgatgaaatttaataaatttctggtattatattttgaatttctttttaaaaaccctagaatgaattatattttttagagaaaaataataaaataaattatggtaattataaattttctcAGTAAATATGTGTTTTTCATGTATGTTTGATACTTGTGagttataatatttttagttCTATGGAAGCTAaatcatattattaatattaaaattattttttttatattaatacatataattttttaacgtacattaaatgaataataaattaattatttttaataatataacaaatattattttttaaatattaatataaataatgaaaatagaataaacctaattatatatattcgcaTATAAAACCTAACGATTGTGGGAACCTTGTAAAGTTATAGGTTCTCACCTTTTACGTATTATTTGGGGGTAAATGGGATTGTACATGTAAtgacataaaattattagatGCTTATTTAATATCATATAgaaacaaagaaaaacaaattttttataataaaataattacatttacCATATTAAATAGGTAGACAGAaaacatttaattttgtgAGATGCCTTGAGTTATAAAAAGAGTGAATAAAgacaaatataatttatatgtttattaataaatttgttgattaaaactatttttattcaataaaaaaatatatcagcTTAATATTCAAATGATTtaatattttgaagaagcgcatatatatgtgtaagttcattaatatatatggtaataaatatgtatacaataatttgtaatatataatttattatcttaattataaaataataatatttttaattaaaaaataatattttatgtataatacgcatttttcctatttcataatatatgtattttttctttttataaatattattaaaaaagtgaagtaagatatattttttaaatagttaTAACAAAGTTTTGACTAAACACTTAAAGTAGAGTTATAATACATGTTGAGGTGCatatggcaaaaaaattgtaactataatttaattgttttttctgttatttttgtatatatttatattacaatatatgctaaattacatattttccatttaaagAATATTTCTAACCGTTTGTATTTATaaggaaattataaatgaatcATTATGAATACCTAAcggaattataaaaatgtaaaaatatgaataattatagTTATGAAATTTATGTTTATACTATATTTCTAAATTATTATtagctttaattttttatgtatatattttttggtttcttataatttttatttttcattatataattttgtataataaaactttaataattaaaaaaaaaaaaaaattgttcttttatttcgcaatatttatacatttattacataaaattatcaaaGATAATTTCGAATATGATTTAAGTTGTAATATTCTAAGAACATAAAAAGGGATATGTGATTTCTaagatttatatatttaattttttttattttttttaaatattaattacaaTATTGTATTTAATAGAAatagatttttttatctatattGGATACATTATATGTAGTAAGATCCTCCTCCCGTACagtttatacatataaataaaatatattccatgtaataatatatttataataatggatatatattaattataattatcattttaaattaattatggTACCAAAATAGAATTATTATGTAGAAGGCAGCTACATCTACAATTATAATGTTAATATAGGGATATTCAGATAGTCTACATTTTATATCGCATATATctaaaatgaacaaaaatttacatatattattgtattatttatttttttttatttgaaaaagtttactatgttattattttttgattataaaataataaaatttatttaaatatttttttatttaatattgttGATTGGTAGAAAATTCCATAAAATAAAtctgaaaaaattattttcattgttTGATACATTTCCtatctataatttttttttataatttattcatatattattctttatataaaatttccattaccaaaaaaaaatttattgtaTAAGTATTATTTAtcacaatttgaagaaaaaaatacaattatGTTGTTTAATAGTGAAAAAATGTCTAAAATAAAGAGTAACttcattaataaaattttatatattgcatatttttttaagatttcaatgtttttgcttttaatatggatatttgcctttttcaataatatagtataataattatttttaagattatcattattccattttttttaagttatatattttatataatttgacgttaatttattaatattataaatgttcaaaatttatttccttttatagTGTTATACaattgaaaatgtgaagtCTATCCACAAGCTAAATGGTACATACGGAATAGGGGTGCATCGTTTATTGTCAATAACTGAATTGGAGATTGGATTTGAAcagaataatataaaagaaggTATATCTCAAAACTATGAAAgtaatgaattaaaaaatgaatctgAAGATACATCAATATAtagaagattaaaaaaaaatagttcaAATCATATGTATTCTTataggaaaaatttaaaaaatacttatgcaaaaaaaaaaggattagaaaaattagattgctatttcgaaaaaaaaatattcaacaatattgataaaatacataaacttgctgaaaatggaaattatgataaaaaatcatttaaaaatataatacttaaaaaatatggatataaaattatcttcttttctttattttctttgcttGGATTAATAGTTTCTATATTAGCATGGGCTGAAGTGAAGGTATTACCAAGCAGTCTAGGAGTGTTGGGAACTATAATACCTTATTTAAATGAATCATTTTTCTCAATATATTGtactatatttatattaactaTTATTTACATCTTCATTAAAGCagtaaaatatgaaaaattaaaaacgggaaaaggaaaaatgaatagaAAAGAATATATCTGCTTttgtaaagaaatttttaaaataaactAGTATAGGTAATATATTTAGTGATagtatttaatataaatattttttatataataagttTAATAAGTTCAAAtcaatgtgaaaaaattttctgaTATAAAAGGCTAAAAATTATACCAGTTTAACTATTTTAGaaagtttcattttttctctgtattttatattattaaattcaCTTGAAAGGATAGcgtaaataatatttacagtACATATATgattgtaatattttttaatatataaatcgagaatttattattgtaaaaatattcatatattttgtataataaaaatatttgtaaagaattatatatcaAGATTATATGTcctaaatgttttaattattcgtAAAGTTTTACTTAAATTcatatttgtaaattatCTTGAACACACTTATTAGTTCATACTTGTTATTGTAGTTAtatgtttcttctttttacttaaacatttattttataaaaaagtatgaaatgtgtgattaaaaaattttcatttttttatatatatgtataatataaaatgtgaaacatcgttatatttgtaaatatatatataaactagcatatatagaaaatatattataatttactcATCTGatttatgtgaaaaatataaaacatatttaaaacACACTATAAATggttttaaatttaaatcaatacaaaaaagtgtgctatattttttatctcaaTAATGAAAAGAACGCTTTTTGGTAAATTTCTCTAAATAAAGcttattaatgtatattatagaaGGACATGTGAGTgtgattttttcctttgattaaaaatatgtataaaacaTTTGTCTTAATAAAAGTACTAATTAatgttattaaattaattgaattatttgaataat
This is a stretch of genomic DNA from Plasmodium vivax scf_7156 genomic scaffold, whole genome shotgun sequence. It encodes these proteins:
- a CDS encoding variable surface protein Vir35, putative (encoded by transcript PVX_109785A); this encodes MSKIKSNFINKILYIAYFFKISMFLLLIWIFAFFNNICYTIENVKSIHKLNGTYGIGVHRLLSITELEIGFEQNNIKEGISQNYESNELKNESEDTSIYRRLKKNSSNHMYSYRKNLKNTYAKKKGLEKLDCYFEKKIFNNIDKIHKLAENGNYDKKSFKNIILKKYGYKIIFFSLFSLLGLIVSILAWAEVKVLPSSLGVLGTIIPYLNESFFSIYCTIFILTIIYIFIKAVKYEKLKTGKGKMNRKEYICFCKEIFKIN